In a single window of the Bacillus clarus genome:
- a CDS encoding SH3 domain-containing protein: protein MLRLIVRQIKKGRAEEYRIAYILIKIMKQTTKQIITGTFLATAASFVSTHAFAESDNLATVNATNLNIREQPTTQGKVVGTVKQGTTVKVLGQEKEWAKISHDGKEGYVSLQFLKLSGKNPGAEQKQQQPTINNGQKEEGTVTATRLNVRNSPVLGSSMIGYVQKNEKVTVLGKANGWAKIEYKGKEGYVSLEFVKLEAGKQEEKPAENITNGTQEVGKVNATSLRVRSEANTSSSTLGSLKNGEKVTILGKANGWAKISYKGKEGYISLEFVKLEAGKQEEKPAENITNGTQEVGKVNATSLRVRSEANTSSSILGSLKNGEKVTILGKANGWAKISYKGKEGYVSLEFVKLEAGKQEEKPAENITNGTQEVGKVNATSLRVRSEANTSSSILGSLKNGEKVTILGKANGWAKISYKGKEGYVSLEFVKLEAGKQEEKPAENITNGTQEVGKVNATSLRVRSEANTSSSILGSLKNGEKVTILGKANGWAKISYKGKEGYVSLEFVTLGTDSTNPTNPMNPEQVTEERAVVNASLLNVRKGPSTGMAAVGHLKNGETVTIMGKENGWAKIRFNGGEGYVSLQFLKVKQGSSSYEIVTSSQKVQKPNEVEATRIMQNMKEDAYITSDGKVVNMKQGFVRANGVVNIYDIATGKKLTYVKGGADLKFVKATGDRIHVKIDGMTGYVNINDVTLHPAMTGEKTSYYATKNGKLYHYVYNPANDKYATYQIGNAQKHLKEGERYEAFDKKQIGGQDSYQYFEYMPLRATSTYTGDEIDDFLRKSNANSPLIGLGEYFVRAAEKYEMNAGYLVSHAILESGWGTSRIAQDKKNLFGFRAVDSDPYNGATGFKTWEEGIDFCAAYIDKHYLTPSGNTYNGGNLGDKAQGMNVMYASDENWGQQIASLMYRIDSMNGSKDLNKYRLGTLTAGSPVFQSMAGEQTGTTSRNIMVAIKKTINTPQGSYYEIVSDNKVYNSVYVKAGSVNLVNSY, encoded by the coding sequence ATGTTAAGATTAATAGTAAGACAAATTAAAAAAGGGAGGGCTGAAGAATATAGGATTGCTTATATTCTTATAAAAATTATGAAGCAAACAACAAAACAAATCATAACAGGTACATTTCTAGCAACAGCAGCATCTTTTGTTTCGACTCATGCCTTTGCAGAAAGTGATAATTTAGCGACAGTAAATGCAACAAACCTAAATATACGTGAACAACCTACAACTCAAGGTAAAGTTGTAGGGACAGTAAAACAAGGAACAACTGTAAAGGTTTTAGGTCAGGAAAAAGAATGGGCTAAAATTTCTCACGATGGAAAAGAGGGGTATGTTTCATTACAATTTTTAAAATTGTCGGGTAAAAACCCAGGTGCTGAACAAAAACAGCAACAACCAACAATTAATAATGGACAAAAAGAAGAGGGAACTGTTACGGCAACTCGTTTGAATGTACGCAATAGCCCAGTTTTAGGTAGTTCAATGATTGGTTATGTCCAAAAAAATGAAAAAGTAACGGTTTTAGGAAAAGCAAATGGTTGGGCAAAGATTGAATATAAAGGAAAAGAAGGCTATGTATCGTTAGAGTTTGTGAAGTTAGAAGCAGGAAAACAAGAAGAGAAGCCAGCAGAAAACATTACAAATGGGACGCAAGAAGTTGGAAAAGTCAACGCAACAAGCTTGCGAGTAAGAAGTGAAGCAAATACAAGCAGTTCAACTCTAGGGAGCTTAAAAAATGGTGAAAAAGTAACAATATTAGGAAAAGCAAACGGCTGGGCGAAAATAAGCTACAAAGGAAAAGAAGGCTATATATCGTTAGAGTTTGTGAAGTTAGAAGCAGGAAAACAAGAAGAGAAGCCAGCAGAAAACATTACAAATGGGACGCAAGAAGTTGGAAAAGTCAACGCAACAAGCTTGCGAGTAAGAAGTGAGGCAAATACAAGCAGTTCAATTCTAGGAAGCTTAAAAAATGGTGAAAAAGTAACAATATTAGGAAAAGCAAACGGCTGGGCAAAAATAAGCTACAAAGGAAAAGAAGGCTATGTATCGTTAGAGTTTGTGAAGTTAGAAGCAGGAAAACAAGAAGAGAAGCCAGCAGAAAACATTACAAATGGGACGCAAGAAGTTGGAAAAGTCAACGCAACAAGCTTGCGAGTAAGAAGTGAGGCAAATACAAGCAGTTCAATTCTAGGAAGCTTGAAAAATGGTGAAAAAGTAACAATATTAGGAAAAGCAAACGGCTGGGCGAAAATAAGTTACAAAGGAAAAGAAGGCTATGTATCGTTAGAGTTTGTGAAGTTAGAAGCAGGAAAACAAGAAGAGAAGCCAGCAGAAAACATTACAAATGGGACGCAAGAAGTTGGAAAAGTCAACGCAACAAGCTTGCGAGTAAGAAGTGAGGCAAATACAAGCAGTTCAATTCTAGGAAGCTTAAAAAATGGTGAAAAAGTAACAATATTAGGAAAAGCAAACGGCTGGGCGAAAATAAGTTACAAAGGAAAAGAAGGCTATGTATCGCTAGAATTTGTAACACTTGGTACAGATTCAACAAATCCAACGAACCCAATGAATCCTGAGCAAGTAACAGAAGAACGAGCTGTTGTAAATGCTTCTCTATTAAATGTTCGTAAAGGCCCATCGACAGGGATGGCAGCTGTTGGTCATTTAAAGAATGGAGAGACTGTTACAATAATGGGAAAAGAAAATGGTTGGGCAAAAATCCGTTTTAACGGTGGTGAAGGTTACGTCTCATTACAGTTTTTAAAGGTTAAACAAGGTTCATCCTCTTATGAAATTGTTACTTCATCACAAAAGGTACAGAAGCCAAATGAAGTAGAAGCAACGCGAATTATGCAAAATATGAAAGAAGATGCTTATATTACAAGTGACGGTAAAGTTGTAAATATGAAGCAAGGTTTCGTTCGTGCAAATGGTGTTGTTAATATTTATGACATTGCGACAGGGAAGAAGCTCACATATGTAAAAGGTGGGGCCGACTTGAAATTTGTGAAAGCTACTGGTGATCGTATTCATGTCAAAATTGATGGTATGACAGGTTATGTGAATATAAATGATGTTACATTACATCCGGCAATGACTGGTGAAAAAACATCGTACTATGCAACTAAAAATGGCAAGTTATATCATTATGTATACAACCCTGCAAATGATAAATATGCAACGTATCAAATTGGTAATGCTCAGAAGCATTTAAAAGAAGGAGAGCGTTACGAAGCTTTCGATAAGAAGCAAATTGGGGGACAAGATAGTTATCAATATTTTGAGTATATGCCACTCCGTGCAACATCTACTTATACAGGAGATGAGATAGATGATTTCTTACGAAAATCTAATGCAAATAGCCCACTTATTGGATTAGGAGAATATTTTGTAAGGGCAGCAGAGAAGTATGAGATGAACGCCGGATACTTAGTGTCACATGCAATTTTAGAATCTGGCTGGGGAACGAGTCGTATTGCACAAGATAAGAAAAATTTATTTGGCTTTAGAGCAGTAGACTCAGACCCATATAATGGTGCGACTGGATTTAAGACATGGGAAGAAGGCATTGATTTTTGTGCTGCATATATAGATAAACATTACTTAACGCCAAGTGGAAATACATACAATGGTGGAAACTTAGGTGATAAGGCGCAAGGCATGAATGTTATGTATGCAAGTGATGAAAACTGGGGGCAGCAAATTGCCTCACTTATGTATAGAATTGATTCAATGAATGGAAGTAAAGACTTAAATAAATATCGACTTGGAACGCTGACAGCAGGTTCTCCAGTATTCCAAAGTATGGCTGGAGAGCAGACTGGAACGACATCTCGGAACATTATGGTAGCTATTAAGAAAACAATTAACACACCGCAAGGGTCATATTATGAAATCGTTTCAGATAATAAAGTATACAATAGTGTCTACGTAAAAGCTGGGTCTGTAAATCTTGTAAACTCTTATTAA
- a CDS encoding ROK family protein, translating into MKKYIAFDIGGTQIKYGIVSELGILLNQKTTLTEAHLGGEQIVQKLISLAEQLMNEHIVSGIGISTAGIVDIHKGIITGGVDHIPRYAGIPIIDRLQTVLKVPISIENDVNCAAFGEQWQGIGKDERNFIMFTLGTGIGGAIVINKELYRGHSFSAGEWGNMLIEGKPFEEVASISGLIHLVRKYKGSGDWNGKTIFELYDQKDKEVTHAVRIFFRHLAIGISNLAYIFNPQTIIIGGGITERGDLFLEEVKEEVRKYLNHEIYSNCEIKLAQNQNHAGMIGSIYHFLHRYK; encoded by the coding sequence GTGAAAAAATATATCGCATTTGATATTGGTGGTACGCAGATTAAATATGGGATTGTTTCGGAACTAGGGATATTATTAAATCAGAAAACGACCTTAACAGAAGCTCATTTAGGAGGAGAACAAATCGTTCAAAAGCTTATTAGTTTGGCGGAGCAATTAATGAATGAACATATTGTTTCTGGAATCGGCATTAGTACAGCTGGAATTGTAGATATTCATAAAGGAATAATAACTGGCGGCGTGGATCATATTCCACGCTATGCTGGTATTCCTATTATTGATAGATTACAAACAGTATTAAAAGTTCCTATATCCATTGAAAACGACGTCAATTGTGCTGCATTTGGAGAGCAGTGGCAAGGTATTGGAAAGGATGAAAGGAATTTCATTATGTTTACCCTTGGAACGGGAATAGGGGGAGCTATTGTTATTAATAAGGAACTGTACAGAGGTCATTCGTTTAGTGCCGGTGAATGGGGGAATATGTTAATTGAAGGGAAGCCATTTGAAGAAGTTGCCTCGATTTCAGGATTAATTCATCTTGTGCGGAAGTATAAAGGTAGCGGTGATTGGAATGGTAAAACAATTTTTGAATTATATGATCAGAAGGATAAAGAAGTTACACACGCCGTTCGAATATTTTTTAGACATTTAGCAATTGGAATTAGTAATCTTGCTTATATCTTTAATCCGCAAACAATTATTATTGGTGGTGGGATTACTGAAAGAGGCGATCTCTTCTTAGAAGAAGTGAAAGAAGAGGTACGAAAATATTTGAATCACGAGATTTATAGTAATTGTGAGATTAAACTTGCGCAAAATCAGAATCATGCAGGAATGATTGGATCAATTTACCACTTCTTACATCGTTATAAATAA
- a CDS encoding TerD family protein, whose translation MPIILEKGQKIDLTKGQPGVAKLQVGLGWDPIGQSGGFLSSLFGSKPSVDCDASVVMLENERFLNKNDLVYFGNKLSACGSIIHSGDNLTGEGDGDDETIFVELHKVPSRINRLVFVVNIYDCVNRRQDFGMIRNAYIRIQNPQTREELARYNLSENYVGKTTLIAGEMYRHGNEWKFSAVGEGTQDKNLSEIVTRYQ comes from the coding sequence ATGCCTATTATTTTAGAAAAAGGACAAAAGATTGATTTAACGAAGGGACAACCAGGAGTAGCAAAATTACAGGTTGGCTTAGGCTGGGATCCAATTGGGCAATCAGGTGGATTTCTGTCTTCATTATTTGGAAGTAAACCAAGCGTAGATTGTGACGCATCTGTCGTTATGTTAGAAAATGAACGCTTTTTAAACAAAAACGATCTCGTTTACTTTGGAAATAAATTATCTGCTTGTGGAAGCATTATTCATTCAGGAGATAATTTAACAGGTGAAGGCGATGGCGACGACGAAACAATTTTCGTAGAATTACATAAAGTTCCAAGCCGTATTAATCGTTTAGTATTTGTTGTTAATATTTATGACTGTGTAAATCGTCGTCAAGATTTTGGGATGATTCGTAATGCATATATTCGTATTCAAAATCCGCAAACGCGTGAAGAATTAGCACGTTATAATTTATCGGAAAATTATGTTGGGAAAACCACATTAATTGCAGGTGAAATGTATCGTCACGGAAATGAGTGGAAGTTTTCGGCAGTTGGTGAAGGAACACAAGATAAGAATTTAAGTGAGATTGTAACACGTTATCAATAA